A stretch of Henckelia pumila isolate YLH828 chromosome 4, ASM3356847v2, whole genome shotgun sequence DNA encodes these proteins:
- the LOC140867157 gene encoding caffeic acid 3-O-methyltransferase 2-like translates to MEVIAKEDASLLFAMQLASASVLPYVLKVALELDLLELMKKKGPHAFVSSAELAAEIPTTNPEAHNSVDRILRLLASYSILNCKVKTLPDGGVERLYSLAPVCKFYTKDDDGFSLAPLLFMLLDKVHSETWYHLKDAILEGGVPFDKAHKMNMFEYTHTDPSYNKVFNSAMSNFSTILMKNVVDKYDGFKGLGTLVDVGGGIGVSLHMILTKHPTIKGINFDLPHVIRDASSYAGVEHIGGDMFVRVPKGDAIFMKWILHDWSDTHCIKILKRCHEAIPNNGKIIIVERVLPENPKEGLICNFQIDVVMLACTPGGKERTEKEFHALAKQAGFKESRIVCCAPPQCTLEFYK, encoded by the exons atggaGGTAATTGCAAAAGAGGATGCTTCTTTGTTATTCGCCATGCAGCTAGCCTCTGCTTCTGTGCTACCTTATGTCCTAAAAGTGGCGCTGGAGCTAGACCTCCTCGAACTCATGAAGAAGAAGGGGCCCCACGCCTTTGTTTCGTCGGCCGAACTTGCCGCCGAAATTCCAACCACCAATCCGGAGGCGCATAATTCGGTGGACAGAATCCTCCGCCTGCTCGCCAGCTATTCCATTTTGAATTGCAAAGTGAAGACGCTGCCCGATGGCGGCGTCGAGCGGCTGTATTCCTTGGCTCCGGTATGCAAGTTCTACACCAAGGATGATGATGGATTTTCGCTGGCCCCTTTGTTGTTCATGCTACTTGACAAGGTTCACTCGGAGACTTG GTACCACCTGAAAGATGCAATTCTGGAGGGAGGAGTTCCTTTCGACAAAGCACATAAGATGAATATGTTCGAGTACACGCACACAGATCCTAGTtataacaaggtttttaataGTGCCATGTCCAATTTTTCGACGATTTTGATGAAAAATGTAGTCGACAAGTATGATGGATTCAAGGGTCTGGGGACTTTGGTGGATGTGGGAGGTGGAATCGGTGTTTCACTGCACATGATCCTAACCAAGCATCCAACTATAAAGGGAATTAATTTCGATTTGCCACATGTTATTCGAGACGCATCATCTTATGCAG GCGTGGAGCACATTGGTGGAGACATGTTTGTTCGTGTTCCCAAAGGCGATGCCATTTTCATGAAG TGGATTCTACATGACTGGAGCGACACACATTGCATAAAAATATTGAAGAGATGTCACGAAGCAATTCCCAATaatggaaaaataattattgtggAGCGTGTCCTTCCAGAGAACCCAAAGGAAGGGCTTATATGTAATTTCCAAATTGATGTGGTTATGCTGGCGTGTACTCCCGGTGGGAAGGAGAGGACAGAAAAGGAATTTCATGCACTGGCAAAGCAAGCTGGATTCAAAGAATCTCGAATAGTTTGTTGTGCTCCCCCACAGTGCACTTTAgagttttataaataa